One genomic region from Chionomys nivalis chromosome 17, mChiNiv1.1, whole genome shotgun sequence encodes:
- the Mief1 gene encoding mitochondrial dynamics protein MIEF1 isoform X1 produces MAGAGERKGKKDDNGIGTAIDFVLSNARLVLGVGGAAMLGIATLAVKRMYDRAISAPTSPTRLSHSGKRSWEEPNWMGSPRLLNKDMKTGLSRSLQTLPTDSSAFDTDTFCPPRPKPFPRRGQVDLKKSRLRMSLQEKLLSYYRNRAAIPAGEQARAKQAAVDICAELRSFLRAKLPDMPLRDMYLSGSLYDDLQVVTADHIQLIVPLVLEQNLWSGIPGEDTIMNVPGFFLVRRENPEYFPRGSSYWDRCVVGGYLSPKTVADTFEKVVAGSINWPAIGSLLDYVIRPAPPPEALTLEVQYERDKHLVIDFLPSVTLGDTVLVARPHRLAQYDNMWRLSLRPAETARLRALDQADSGCRSLCLKILKAICKSTPALGHLTASQLTNVILHLAQEEADWSSDMLADRFLQALRGLISYLEAGVLPSALNPKVNLFAELTPQEIDELGYTLYCSLSEPEVLLQT; encoded by the exons ATGGCAGGCGCTGGTGAGCGCAAAGGCAAGAAGGATGACAATGGCATCGGAACAGCCATTGATTTTGTGCTCTCCAATGCCCGGCTGGTGCTGGGTGTGGGTGGAGCAGCCATGTTGGGCATTGCCACCCTGGCGGTTAAGCGG ATGTATGATCGGGCAATCAGTGCCCCTACCAGCCCCACCCGCCTGAGCCATTCAGGaaagaggagctgggaagagcCAAACTGGATGGGCTCCCCTCGACTATTGAACAAGGACATGAAGACAGGCCTGAGCCGGTCTCTGCAGACTCTTCCCACAGACTCCTCTGCTTTTGACACAG ATACATTCTGCCCACCCCGGCCCAAACCATTCCCCAGGAGGGGCCAGGTAGACTTGAAGAAGTCACGACTCCGCATGTCCCTGCAGGAGAAACTTCTTTCTTACTACCGGAACCGGGCAGCCATCCCTGCTGGAGAGCAGGCTCGGGCCAAGCAAGCTGCAGTGGACATATGTGCTGAGCTCCGGAGCTTCCTGCGGGCCAAGCTGCCTGATATGCCACTTCGGGACATGTATTTAAGTGGCAGCCTCTATGATGATCTGCAG GTGGTGACAGCTGACCACATCCAACTCATTGTCCCTCTTGTGCTGGAGCAGAACCTGTGGTCAGGTATACCTGGCGAGGACACCATCATGAATGTTCCTGGATTCTTCCTTGTCCGTCGTGAGAACCCAGAGTACTTTCCTCGTGGTAGCAGTTATTGGGACCGCTGTGTTGTAGGTGGCTACCTCTCCCCAAAGACAGTGGCAGACACATTTGAGAAGGTAGTGGCAGGCTCTATCAACTGGCCAGCCATAGGGTCCCTCTTGGACTATGTGATCCGACCAGCACCACCCCCAGAGGCCCTGACACTAGAAGTGCAGTATGAGAGGGACAAACATCTTGTCATTGACTTCCTGCCATCAGTGACCCTTGGTGACACTGTCTTGGTGGCCAGACCACACCGCCTAGCTCAGTATGACAACATGTGGCGGCTGAGCTTGCGTCCTGCTGAGACGGCACGCTTACGGGCTTTGGACCAGGCTGACTCAGGCTGCCGATCTCTGTGCCTCAAGATACTCAAGGCCATATGCAAATCCACTCCAGCTCTGGGCCACCTTACTGCCAGCCAACTAACCAATGTCATCCTCCACTTGGCCCAGGAGGAGGCTGACTGGTCTTCAGACATGCTGGCCGACCGCTTTCTGCAGGCCCTGAGGGGACTCATCAGCTACTTGGAGGCTGGAGTCttgcccagtgctctgaacccCAAGGTGAACCTATTTGCAGAGCTCACCCCTCAAGAAATAGACGAATTGGGATATACTCTCTACTGCTCGTTGTCTGAGCCAGAGGTGCTGCTGCAGACGTAG
- the Rps19bp1 gene encoding active regulator of SIRT1 isoform X1 — translation MSAALLRRGLELLEASEASRAARGQAKASGAPMKRTRRARAKASQALKLRNSAKGKVPKSALAEYQKRQSRDHLKANLKFMTSVRSTVPESVTQQILQQNQGRKACDRVVTKTTKKKKAEGTVFTEEDFQKFQREYFGS, via the exons ATGTCGGCGGCGTTGCTGCGACGGGGCCTGGAGCTTCTGGAGGCCTCAGAGG CCTCTCGTGCCGCCCGCGGCCAGGCCAAGGCGAGCGGGGCTCCGATGAAGCGGACCCGGAGGGCCAGGGCGAAGGCCTCCCAGGCCCTTAAACTCCGGAACTCAGCGAAGGGAAAGGTGCCCAAGTCCGCGCTAG CCGAGTACCAGAAACGACAGAGTCGAGACCACCTCAAAGCAAACCTGAAGTTTATGACCAGCGTGAGAAGCACCGTGCCAGAGTCTGTGACCCAGCAG ATTCTGCAGCAGAACCAGGGCCGCAAAGCTTGTGATCGGGTAGTGACCAagacaacaaagaagaagaaggctGAGGGCACTGTGTTCACTGAAGAAGACTTCCAGAAATTCCAGAGGGAGTATTTCGGCAGCTAG
- the Rps19bp1 gene encoding active regulator of SIRT1 isoform X2 translates to MSAALLRRGLELLEASEASRAARGQAKASGAPMKRTRRARAKASQALKLRNSAKGKVPKSALAEYQKRQSRDHLKANLKFMTSVRSTVPESVTQQNLSRFCSRTRAAKLVIG, encoded by the exons ATGTCGGCGGCGTTGCTGCGACGGGGCCTGGAGCTTCTGGAGGCCTCAGAGG CCTCTCGTGCCGCCCGCGGCCAGGCCAAGGCGAGCGGGGCTCCGATGAAGCGGACCCGGAGGGCCAGGGCGAAGGCCTCCCAGGCCCTTAAACTCCGGAACTCAGCGAAGGGAAAGGTGCCCAAGTCCGCGCTAG CCGAGTACCAGAAACGACAGAGTCGAGACCACCTCAAAGCAAACCTGAAGTTTATGACCAGCGTGAGAAGCACCGTGCCAGAGTCTGTGACCCAGCAG AACCTTTCCAGATTCTGCAGCAGAACCAGGGCCGCAAAGCTTGTGATCGGGTAG
- the LOC130889007 gene encoding mitochondrial ribosome and complex I assembly factor AltMIEF1, producing MAPWSREAVLSLYRALLRQGRELRYTDRDFYFASIRREFRKNQKLENLEAREKQLEKGLVFLRSKLGGLV from the coding sequence ATGGCCCCGTGGAGCCGAGAGGCGGTTCTCAGTCTATACCGGGCTCTGCTGCGCCAAGGCCGAGAGCTTCGCTACACTGATCGAGACTTCTACTTTGCTTCCATCCGTCGTGAATTCAGGAAAAATCAGAAGCTTGAGAATCTAGAGGCTCGGGAGAAGCAGCTGGAGAAGGGCCTGGTCTTCCTCCGTAGCAAACTTGGAGGTCTTGTTTAG
- the Atf4 gene encoding cyclic AMP-dependent transcription factor ATF-4: protein MTEMSFLNSEVLAGDLMSPFDQSGLGAEESLGLLDDYLEVAKHFKPHGFSSDKAKAGSSEWLAVDGLVSASDTGKEDAFSGTDWMLEKMDLKEFDFDALFRFDDLETMPDELLATLDDTCDLFAPLVQETNKEPMTVNPIGHLPESATKIDQVAPFAFLQPFPCSSGILSSTPDHSFSLELGSEVDISEGDRKPDSAASITVIPQCVKDEDTPSDNDSGICMSPESYLGSPQHSPSTSRGSPNIIPSPGVPRGSPRPKPYDPPGVTLTAKVKIEKLDKKLKKMEQNKTAATRYRQKKRAEQEALTGECKELEKKNEALKEKADSLAKEIQYLKDLIEEVRKAREKKRVP from the exons ATGACCGAGATGAGCTTCCTGAACAGCGAAGTGTTGGCGGGGGACTTGATGTCCCCCTTCGACCAGTCGGGTTTGGGGGCTGAAGAAAGCCTAGGTCTTTTAGATGACTACCTGGAGGTGGCCAAGCACTTCAAACCTCATGGGTTCTCCAGCGACAAGGCTAAGGCGGGCTCCTCCGAATGGCTGGCTGTGGATGGGTTGGTCAGTGCCTCAGACACCGGCAAGG aggaTGCTTTCTCCGGAACAGATTGGATGTTGGAGAAAATGGATCTTAAAGAGTTTGACTTCGATGCTCTGTTTCGTTTTGATGACCTGGAAACCATGCCAGATGAGCTTTTGGCCACGTTGGATGACACATGCGATCTCTTTGCCCCTCTAGTCCAAGAGACTAATAAGGAGCCCATGACAGTGAACCCAATTGGCCATCTCCCAGAAAGTGCAACAAAAATCGACCAGGTTGCCCCCTTTGCATTCTTGCAGCCTTTTCCCTGTTCCTCAGGGATCCTGTCTTCCACTCCAGATCATTCCTTCAGTTTAGAGCTAGGCAGTGAAGTTGATATCTCTGAAGGAGACAGGAAGCCTGACTCTGCTGCTTCTATTACTGTAATCCCTCAGTGTGTAAAGGATGAAGACACCCCCTCCGATAATGACAGTGGTATCTGTATGAGCCCTGAGTCCTACCTTGGCTCTCCCCAGCATAGCCCTTCCACCTCCAGGGGATCACCAAACATTATTCCCTCTCCAGGTGTTCCCCGTGGGTCTCCTCGACCTAAACCTTATGACCCCCCTGGAGTTACTTTGACAGCTAAGGTGAAAATTGAAAAGTTGGataagaagctgaaaaaaatggAGCAAAACAAGACAGCAGCCACTAGATACCGCCAGAAGAAGCGGGCTGAGCAGGAAGCCCTCACTGGCGAGTGTAAAGAGCTAGAAAAGAAGAACGAAGCTCTGAAAGAGAAGGCAGATTCTCTTGCCAAAGAGATCCAGTATCTAAAAGATTTGATAGAAGAGGTCCGTAAGgcaagggagaagaagagagttCCCTAG
- the Mief1 gene encoding mitochondrial dynamics protein MIEF1 isoform X2, with translation MPLRDMYLSGSLYDDLQVVTADHIQLIVPLVLEQNLWSGIPGEDTIMNVPGFFLVRRENPEYFPRGSSYWDRCVVGGYLSPKTVADTFEKVVAGSINWPAIGSLLDYVIRPAPPPEALTLEVQYERDKHLVIDFLPSVTLGDTVLVARPHRLAQYDNMWRLSLRPAETARLRALDQADSGCRSLCLKILKAICKSTPALGHLTASQLTNVILHLAQEEADWSSDMLADRFLQALRGLISYLEAGVLPSALNPKVNLFAELTPQEIDELGYTLYCSLSEPEVLLQT, from the exons ATGCCACTTCGGGACATGTATTTAAGTGGCAGCCTCTATGATGATCTGCAG GTGGTGACAGCTGACCACATCCAACTCATTGTCCCTCTTGTGCTGGAGCAGAACCTGTGGTCAGGTATACCTGGCGAGGACACCATCATGAATGTTCCTGGATTCTTCCTTGTCCGTCGTGAGAACCCAGAGTACTTTCCTCGTGGTAGCAGTTATTGGGACCGCTGTGTTGTAGGTGGCTACCTCTCCCCAAAGACAGTGGCAGACACATTTGAGAAGGTAGTGGCAGGCTCTATCAACTGGCCAGCCATAGGGTCCCTCTTGGACTATGTGATCCGACCAGCACCACCCCCAGAGGCCCTGACACTAGAAGTGCAGTATGAGAGGGACAAACATCTTGTCATTGACTTCCTGCCATCAGTGACCCTTGGTGACACTGTCTTGGTGGCCAGACCACACCGCCTAGCTCAGTATGACAACATGTGGCGGCTGAGCTTGCGTCCTGCTGAGACGGCACGCTTACGGGCTTTGGACCAGGCTGACTCAGGCTGCCGATCTCTGTGCCTCAAGATACTCAAGGCCATATGCAAATCCACTCCAGCTCTGGGCCACCTTACTGCCAGCCAACTAACCAATGTCATCCTCCACTTGGCCCAGGAGGAGGCTGACTGGTCTTCAGACATGCTGGCCGACCGCTTTCTGCAGGCCCTGAGGGGACTCATCAGCTACTTGGAGGCTGGAGTCttgcccagtgctctgaacccCAAGGTGAACCTATTTGCAGAGCTCACCCCTCAAGAAATAGACGAATTGGGATATACTCTCTACTGCTCGTTGTCTGAGCCAGAGGTGCTGCTGCAGACGTAG